Proteins encoded by one window of Vigna radiata var. radiata cultivar VC1973A chromosome 5, Vradiata_ver6, whole genome shotgun sequence:
- the LOC106761122 gene encoding protein ALP1-like gives MNEPTTKRRKKNDEGSTRKTKKKRELKGVLRTILFLDGKEKDEEEKQQGMIDGYYSEVEESNPRKRSKVGGAGGDSVSHRRVWVKERSGAWWEECNKAEFPEEEFRKAFRMGRVTFEAICEELNSVIAKEDTTLRNAIPVKQRVAVCLWRLATGDPLSVVSKRFGLGISTCHKLVLEVCTAIKRVLMPKYLQWPNAVILRDIKGEFENVSGIPNVVGSMFTSHVPIIAPKMSVSAYFNKRHTERNHKTSYSVTVQGVVDHRGVFTDVCIGWPGSMGNDQVLEKSALFQRANNGGLNLSGVWIVGGSGYPLLDWVLVPYKQQNLTWTQHAFNEKIGGVRRVAKDAFGRLKGRWGCLRKRTEVKLQDLPLVLGACCVLHNICELKNEEMDPELLKIDDDVVDDDDDDDLVVEPEVPLRSVSSLKARDAIAHNLLHHGLAGTSFL, from the coding sequence ATGAACGAACCCACGACAAAACGCCGTAAGAAGAACGATGAGGGGTCAACCCGtaagacgaagaagaagagagaactGAAGGGTGTTCTCAGAACAATCCTGTTCTTGGATGGAAAAGAGAAAgacgaagaagaaaaacaacagGGCATGATCGATGGTTACTACAGCGAGGTGGAAGAGTCCAATCCGAGAAAGAGAAGCAAAGTCGGCGGAGCCGGAGGTGACTCGGTGAGTCACCGACGAGTTTGGGTGAAGGAACGTTCGGGGGCGTGGTGGGAGGAGTGTAACAAAGCCGAATTTCCGGAAGAAGAGTTCCGGAAAGCGTTCAGAATGGGAAGGGTGACTTTCGAAGCGATTTGCGAGGAGCTGAATTCTGTGATTGCGAAGGAGGACACAACGCTGCGAAACGCCATTCCGGTGAAGCAAAGGGTGGCGGTTTGTTTGTGGCGGTTGGCCACCGGCGACCCTCTGAGCGTGGTTTCGAAAAGGTTCGGTTTGGGGATATCCACTTGCCACAAACTGGTTCTTGAGGTTTGCACTGCCATAAAGAGAGTGCTTATGCCAAAGTATTTGCAATGGCCTAATGCTGTTATTTTGAGGGACATCAAGGGTGAGTTTGAGAACGTTTCTGGGATCCCCAACGTTGTGGGATCCATGTTCACTTCTCATGTTCCCATCATAGCTCCTAAGATGAGTGTCTCTGCTTACTTCAACAAGAGGCACACTGAGAGGAACCACAAGACTTCATATTCTGTGACTGTTCAGGGTGTTGTCGACCATAGAGGGGTTTTCACCGATGTGTGCATTGGGTGGCCTGGTTCGATGGGTAATGACCAGGTGTTGGAAAAGTCGGCACTTTTTCAGAGGGCTAATAATGGTGGACTTAATCTCAGTGGGGTTTGGATTGTTGGGGGTTCCGGGTACCCTTTGTTGGATTGGGTTCTGGTGCCTTATAAGCAGCAGAATCTCACTTGGACTCAGCATGCTTTCAATGAGAAGATTGGGGGAGTTCGGAGGGTTGCTAAGGATGCATTTGGGAGGTTGAAAGGAAGGTGGGGGTGCTTGCGAAAGAGGACTGAGGTGAAGCTGCAAGATTTGCCTCTTGTGCTCGGGGCTTGTTGTGTTTTGCATAATATATGTGAGTTGAAGAATGAGGAAATGGATCCTGAGTTGTTGAagattgatgatgatgttgttgacgatgacgatgatgatgatttgGTGGTGGAGCCAGAGGTTCCCTTGAGATCTGTTAGCTCCTTGAAGGCTAGGGATGCAATTGCGCATAACCTTTTGCACCATGGACTAGCTGGcacttcttttctttga
- the LOC106760441 gene encoding U-box domain-containing protein 35-like — protein sequence MSLQYSGAAPPQNVTMVAVDKDKNSVHAFRWAVNHLDNPVIIAVHVKHKNFSHRSYPLIHAYHIIYTLLHADVTNVFPPDEDDVLNIFNSLRGICTRKAVTMKEAVIDDADVVRGLLEFANRNLIHSIVVGASTKNPLSSLKKLKAYQYQDVPTAMIKSAPDFCSVYIISKLKILSARSAVRSLSKNLTTPKLIPVPPSPPSPDGPLRGQLPRSRGTYEVAAEPMRIIHARERPKSTGNVISIDHIEIPARPRNWSMDEKEISWLGDINRIDSGISESIPVSYSPQSSKEIEAEMRRLRLELKQTMDMYSSACKQAISAKNQAEQIRQWKLEEDRKVEVVRMSQEAALAIAEKEKAIAIAAMEAAEEARRRAEQEAQRRKDAEEKARAEAEEKERAISTLIQNDTRYRRYTIEEIEMATEKFSPSNKIGEGGYGPVYKGHLDHTPVAIKILRPDAAQGMKQFNQEIEVLSCIRHPHMVLLLGACPEHGCLVYEYLDNGSLEDRLFRKNNSRPIPWNKRFEISAEIATALLFLHQNKPEPIVHRDLKPSNILVDRNYVSKISDVGLARLVPPSVADTVTQSYMTSAAGTFCYIDPEYQQTGILTPKSDIYSLGIMLLQIITAKPPMGLAHLVRKAVEKGRFEEVLDPAITDWPVEEALSYAKLALQCAQLSKKDRPILATEILPELSRLSRLELPPQNDQFSLSSDDNL from the exons ATGTCTCTTCAATACTCAGGTGCCGCCCCGCCGCAGAACGTCACAATGGTAGCCGTCGACAAAGACAAGAACAGTGTCCACGCTTTCCGTTGGGCCGTTAATCATCTTGACAACCCCGTCATCATTGCCGTCCATGTCAAGCACAAAAACTTTTCTCATCGTAGCTACCCTCTTATTCACgcatatcatatcatatataCACTAT tgcatgcagaTGTCACCAATGTGTTTCCACCCGACGAAGACGATGTACTCAATATTTTCAATTCCTTACGCGGAATCTGTACTCGCAAAGCT GTCACGATGAAAGAAGCCGTAATTGATGATGCCGATGTTGTGAGAGGACTTCTAGAGTTTGCTAACAGGAATCTCATACATAGTATCGTGGTCGGTGCATCTACCAAAAACCCTTTGTCAAG TCTCAAAAAACTTAAAGCCTATCAGTATCAGGATGTACCAACAGCCATGATCAAATCAGCTCCGGATTTCTGCTCTGTTTACATAATTTCGAAATTGAAGATTCTGTCTGCTCGATCAGCGGTACGGtcattgtcaaaaaatttaaCTACACCGAAACTAATTCCTGTGCCGCCAAGTCCTCCCAGTCCAGATGGACCATTAAG GGGACAACTACCAAGAAGTAGGGGCACTTACGAAGTTGCAGCAGAACCAATGAGAATAATACATGCTAGAGAAAGGCCAAAGAGTACGGGAAATGTTATATCAATAGACCACATTGAAATACCCGCTCGTCCACGAAATTGGTCAatggatgaaaaagaaatttcatgGCTTGGGGATATCAATAGAATTGACTCTGGTATATCAGAATCCATCCCCGTGTCATATTCTCCTCAATCCTCA AAAGAAATAGAAGCCGAGATGAGAAGATTGAGGCTTGAACTGAAGCAAACTATGGACATGTACAGCTCAGCTTGCAAGCAAGCAATCTCAGCCAAAAACCAG GCGGAACAGATTCGTCAATGGAAACTGGAAGAGGATCGCAAGGTTGAGGTAGTCAGGATGTCTCAAGAGGCCGCTCTTGCAATTGCAGAAAAGGAGAAGGCTATAGCCATAGCTGCAATGGAAGCAGCTGAGGAGGCTAGGAGGAGGGCTGAACAGGAAGCACAGAGAAGAAAGGATGCAGAGGAGAAGGCCAGGGCAGAGGCAGAAGAGAAAGAACGAGCAATATCTACGTTGATTCAAAATGATACCCGGTATAGAAGATACACCATAGAGGAGATTGAAATGGCCACAGAAAAGTTCTCCCCGTCAAACAAAATTGGTGAAGGTGGATACGGACCTGTTTATAAAGGCCACCTTGATCACACCCCCGTTGCAATCAAAATTTTAAGGCCTGATGCCGCTCAGGGCATGAAGCAGTTCAACCAAGAG ATTGAGGTACTAAGCTGCATTAGACATCCGCATATGGTCCTCCTCCTTGGTGCATGTCCGGAGCATGGATGCTTAGTGTATGAATATCTGGATAACGGTAGCTTAGAAGACAGATTGTTCCGGAAAAACAACAGCAGACCAATTCCATGGAATAAACGGTTCGAAATATCTGCTGAGATAGCAACTGCACTCCTTTTCCTCCACCAAAACAAGCCAGAACCCATCGTGCACAGAGACCTCAAACCATCTAACATTCTCGTGGACAGGAATTACGTGAGTAAAATCAGTGATGTTGGTCTTGCACGTTTAGTCCCTCCTTCAGTAGCTGATACTGTGACACAATCTTACATGACTTCGGCTGCTGGAACCTTTTGTTACATTGATCCCGAGTATCAACAAACGGGGATTCTAACACCAAAGTCAGATATATATTCTCTGGGGATAATGTTACTTCAGATAATCACAGCCAAGCCTCCCATGGGCCTTGCTCACCTAGTTAGGAAGGCAGTTGAAAAGGGAAGGTTTGAAGAAGTGCTGGACCCTGCGATCACAGATTGGCCGGTGGAAGAGGCTCTATCATATGCCAAATTAGCATTGCAGTGTGCCCAACTCAGCAAGAAGGACAGACCAATTCTTGCAACGGAGATTTTGCCTGAGCTTAGCAGGTTAAGCAGACTTGAATTGCCTCCTCAGAATGATCAATTTTCTTTAAGCAGTGATGATAATCTATAG
- the LOC106760442 gene encoding leucine-rich repeat extensin-like protein 2 gives MSSSSTTTYPITILSQFLGASPASVQMSHISDSGFITKKLFSWIKVSFIVLALFTRVTWEDKVEDPSSALFCISDCSTCPVICSPPPPSLITPSPSPPHSPSSSLPYNSYFSPPPPPPSKPKLAPPPPQSHSSGAPPPPPFNSYTAPPSGLGQPLPTVVSAPHDFSYPYYYFYASAASSPSLHAPFFLLVFFLVFCRW, from the coding sequence ATGAGCAGCAGCAGCACCACTACCTACCCTATCACCATACTTTCTCAGTTTCTCGGAGCTTCCCCGGCTTCAGTCCAAATGAGTCACATCAGCGATTCGGGGTTCATTACAAAAAAGCTGTTTTCATGGATAAAGGTTTCCTTCATTGTGCTTGCTTTGTTTACCAGGGTGACATGGGAGGACAAAGTAGAAGATCCCTCAAGTGCCCTTTTCTGCATCAGCGACTGCTCCACATGTCCTGTGATATGTTCACCTCCTCCTCCATCACTCATAACACCCTCACCTTCACCTCCGCACTCTCCGTCATCATCACTACCTTATAATTCCTATTtctcaccaccaccaccacctccttcCAAGCCCAAACTAGCACCACCTCCTCCGCAGTCACATTCTTCAGGGGCTCCTCCACCACCTCCTTTCAACTCCTACACCGCACCACCTTCAGGTTTGGGACAGCCCCTACCTACGGTGGTCTCAGCGCCGCATGACTTTTCCTATCCCTATTACTACTTCTACGCTTCCGCTGCTTCTTCTCCTTCCCTTCATGCACCCTTTTTTCTCTTGGTGTTCTTCCTAGTATTCTGTCGTTGGTAA
- the LOC106761876 gene encoding uncharacterized protein At4g33100 produces the protein MREKKDSKSLSSTSLCATLRDAYHNCFNRWYAEKFMKGHWDKQDCVSEWQKYRECLSQHLEDKHLIRFLQAEGIVQDSGVTSQ, from the exons ATGAGGGAGAAGAAAGACTCCAAATCTTTATCTTCGACCTCTCTTTGTGCCACACTTCGAGACGCATACCACAATTGCTTCAACAG GTGGTACGCGGAGAAATTCATGAAGGGTCACTGGGACAAACAAGATTGCGTTTCTGAGTGGCAAAAATACCGGGAGTGCCTTTCT CAACATTTGGAAGATAAGCATCTGATTCGTTTCTTACAAGCTGAAGGCATTGTTCAAGACAGTGGCGTTACTTCTCAGTAA